The Gordonia sp. KTR9 genome contains a region encoding:
- a CDS encoding glycosyltransferase, translating to MAFPMHGQHKLSREGYRTRDGHLIEWFGRLLAGTGSTAVISRPEPHLIGASVKSRNLSIAENTMALNTFTWMLPRLSDRQAWWVDSLPKYPRLGSDMAVADAVVWNPFVSLSSSWGDLSGGDRTLVFDLLDDWTVHFAFEGISDQVNRAYERMFSRADHVTANSEATAELAQRFGRSDVHLVLNGCDPERFVQASRAEGAITVGYVGKIGRRLDLDLITQTAKRFPDIEFVFAGPILDREYRRPLAAAANIRLLGDVHYERVPDLLTTFDIGWVPHRVGRGEVGGDVIKTYEYRAAGLPVLTTPVLGTENRKLDDGVFVVDGDGHQAWLAESVRRGRPKRIAAHIPDSVTWRHKAQFLLDLIGR from the coding sequence ATGGCGTTTCCGATGCACGGCCAGCACAAGCTGAGCCGGGAAGGCTACCGAACGAGAGATGGTCACTTGATCGAGTGGTTCGGACGGCTGCTGGCGGGTACCGGGAGTACGGCCGTGATCTCGCGCCCTGAGCCTCACTTGATCGGTGCGTCCGTAAAATCCAGGAACTTGAGCATCGCGGAAAACACTATGGCGCTCAACACCTTCACGTGGATGTTGCCGCGTCTGTCCGACCGCCAAGCGTGGTGGGTGGATTCGCTGCCGAAGTACCCGCGCCTCGGTTCAGATATGGCCGTCGCCGACGCGGTGGTCTGGAATCCATTCGTGTCATTGAGCTCCTCCTGGGGGGATCTGAGTGGGGGAGACCGTACGCTTGTCTTCGATTTGTTGGACGACTGGACGGTGCACTTCGCGTTCGAAGGGATCAGCGACCAGGTCAACCGAGCCTACGAAAGGATGTTCTCTCGGGCGGACCACGTAACGGCGAATTCGGAAGCAACCGCAGAACTCGCGCAGCGGTTCGGGCGCTCCGACGTGCACCTCGTACTCAACGGGTGCGACCCGGAGAGGTTCGTACAGGCGTCTCGAGCTGAGGGAGCGATCACAGTCGGATACGTCGGGAAGATCGGACGTCGTCTCGACCTTGATCTGATCACGCAGACCGCTAAGCGGTTTCCCGATATCGAGTTCGTTTTCGCTGGCCCCATCCTTGATCGTGAGTATCGGCGCCCGCTCGCCGCGGCGGCAAACATCCGTCTCCTCGGTGACGTCCACTACGAACGCGTGCCTGATCTGCTGACGACCTTCGACATCGGGTGGGTGCCGCACCGCGTGGGCCGCGGCGAGGTCGGTGGTGACGTGATCAAGACTTACGAGTATCGAGCCGCGGGACTGCCGGTTCTGACGACGCCAGTCTTGGGAACCGAGAACCGCAAACTCGACGACGGAGTCTTTGTCGTCGACGGGGACGGACATCAGGCGTGGTTGGCCGAGAGCGTTCGTCGCGGCCGACCCAAGAGGATTGCCGCGCATATCCCCGACTCCGTGACCTGGCGTCACAAGGCGCAGTTCCTCCTCGATCTCATCGGACGGTGA
- a CDS encoding glycosyltransferase family 4 protein produces the protein MRPGAPGTIRQHDSVTAVEVHRHGLTVISEIRRILASDDNYDRADWVITLITQSDIALFLDSLRGRRSKPSWVSYIRGLPWPARGEQNASRRQLLRLIEVVALRRAREVWVTTDTLAEDVRPWVAPRVVRPGIKSLARSNNGHNASGPLVWAGRLDVDKRPELFAEVCELVQHRGRIFGDGPLYGELSAANWGFCVTMGWATPEQMWPEASIYVGTSYREAFGRSAVEASLAGLPIIIGHRYGAAGMLVTDPEIAALCVVDSTDPLVWSRAIRRLLDDPALMARVAEHTHANAQKLTTASSVLDISLRLAGLQDSAGRRRRPSLAAQIRRINDGKIS, from the coding sequence ATGCGACCCGGAGCGCCCGGGACGATTCGTCAGCACGATTCTGTCACCGCGGTCGAGGTACATCGTCATGGATTGACAGTGATCTCCGAGATTCGGCGGATACTCGCATCGGATGACAATTATGATCGTGCCGACTGGGTCATCACACTTATTACGCAGTCCGACATTGCGTTGTTCTTGGACTCGCTCAGGGGGCGCCGAAGCAAGCCTTCTTGGGTGTCATACATCCGCGGACTCCCTTGGCCTGCAAGAGGGGAGCAGAACGCATCACGCCGACAGCTGCTACGCCTCATCGAGGTAGTGGCTTTGCGGCGTGCACGAGAGGTTTGGGTTACGACCGACACGCTTGCCGAGGACGTTCGTCCATGGGTCGCACCACGCGTGGTGCGACCCGGGATCAAGTCGCTGGCGAGAAGTAACAATGGGCACAATGCGTCCGGTCCCTTAGTATGGGCCGGGCGCCTTGATGTCGATAAACGACCTGAGTTGTTCGCTGAAGTCTGCGAGCTTGTTCAACATCGTGGGCGAATCTTCGGGGACGGTCCATTGTATGGGGAACTGTCCGCGGCAAATTGGGGCTTCTGCGTAACCATGGGCTGGGCAACACCTGAGCAGATGTGGCCGGAGGCGTCGATCTACGTGGGCACTTCGTATCGCGAGGCATTCGGACGGAGCGCGGTGGAGGCGAGCCTTGCAGGGCTTCCAATTATCATCGGACACAGGTATGGCGCCGCCGGGATGTTGGTCACCGATCCAGAGATTGCAGCGCTATGCGTCGTCGATTCCACTGACCCTCTTGTGTGGTCTCGCGCCATTCGCCGGCTGCTTGACGATCCGGCGCTGATGGCACGAGTCGCCGAACATACTCACGCCAACGCTCAAAAGTTGACGACCGCCAGCTCGGTCCTAGACATCTCCCTGAGACTGGCAGGGCTGCAGGACTCAGCAGGACGTCGACGTCGCCCTTCCCTCGCCGCGCAAATTCGGAGGATTAACGATGGCAAAATCAGCTAA